The nucleotide window TGATGCCCTGGCCGGTGAGGCCCAGCACTCCGGCCTGCGAGAGGCCCCAGACGGTGATCGCGGACGCCGTGCCCAGCACCAGGCCGCTCCAGCCGGCGTGCGGGGTCATCCGCTTCCAGAACATGCCCAGGATGAACGTCGCGAACAGCGGCGCGTTGAAGAAGGAGAACAGGTCCTGCAGGTAGTTCAGGATGTTGCCGGAGTTCGACGCGATGAACGCCGTGCCGATCGCCGCGATCGTGCCGAGCGACGTCACCACGCGGCCGAGGTTCAGGTAGTAGTGGTCCGGCTTGTCCTTCTTCACGTACGTCTGCCAGATGTCGTACGTGAAGACCGTGTTGAACGAGCTCAGGTTCGCCGCCATGCCGGCCATGAAGGACGCCAGCAGGCCGGCGATGGCGATGCCGAGCATGCCGTTCGGGAGCAGGTCGCGCATCAGCAGCAGGAGCGCGTTGTTGAAGGTGACGCCGCTTTCGGCCGTGCCGCCCTCGAGCAGCACCTGCTTGTCCTTCACGTACTCGGACACGGTGACCGCGGCGATCATGCCGGGGATGATCACGATGAACGGGACCAGCATCTTCGGGAACGCGCCGATGATCGGCGTGCGCCGCGCGGCGGACATGCTCTTCGACGCCATCGCGCGCTGGACCTCGACGAAGTTCGTCGTCCAGTACCCGAAGGAGAGCACGAAGCCGAGGCCGAAGACGATGCCCAGCACCGAAAGCAGGCTGTTGCCGAAGCCGGTCAGGTTGTCGCCGGGCCACGAGTGCAACTGCGCGCTGCCGCCCGGGCTGTTGGTCACCTTGTCGACCAGGCCCTGCCAGCCGCCGACCTTGACCAGGCCGATGATCGTCAGCGGCACCAGCGCGATGACGATGACGAAGAACTGCAGGACCTCGTTGTAGATCGCGGCGGACAGGCCGCCGAGCGCGGTGTAGGAGAGCACGATCGCGGCGGCGACG belongs to Amycolatopsis tolypomycina and includes:
- a CDS encoding sodium:solute symporter family protein, translated to MLVLADANLRLDASAIDYIELAFYFALVLGIGYLARRQVSSSLDFFLSGRSLPAWVTGLAFISANLGAVEVMGMSANGAQYGLPTVHYFWIGAIPAMLFLGIVMMPFYYGSKVRSVPEFMRRRFGKPAHLVNGVSFAAAQILIAGANLFLLASVVNLLLGWPLWVSIIVAAAIVLSYTALGGLSAAIYNEVLQFFVIVIALVPLTIIGLVKVGGWQGLVDKVTNSPGGSAQLHSWPGDNLTGFGNSLLSVLGIVFGLGFVLSFGYWTTNFVEVQRAMASKSMSAARRTPIIGAFPKMLVPFIVIIPGMIAAVTVSEYVKDKQVLLEGGTAESGVTFNNALLLLMRDLLPNGMLGIAIAGLLASFMAGMAANLSSFNTVFTYDIWQTYVKKDKPDHYYLNLGRVVTSLGTIAAIGTAFIASNSGNILNYLQDLFSFFNAPLFATFILGMFWKRMTPHAGWSGLVLGTASAITVWGLSQAGVLGLTGQGISFVAAGTAFVVDIAVSVVVSLATKPKPDEELVGLVYSLTPKETRRHDNTGENAGWYRKPGLLAGIVLVLTIALNIIF